One Streptomyces umbrinus genomic window, GCGCGCTCGCGTTCCCCGTGTGGTCGTACGCCGACCGCGCCGGTACGGGGCAGGCGAACCTCGCCTCCGGAACCGTACCGACTCGCTGGGGTCCGCTGACCGCCAACGACCGCGACCTGATCGTCCGCGTGCGACTGGCGGGTCTGTGGGAGCTGCCGGCGGGGCAGCAGGCTGCCGAGCGCTTCCCGAACGGTCCGGTACGGGAGGCGGCCGACCACCTGATCGTCGGTCACACCGACCTCGACAAGCGCGCACGCAGCGTCGCCCGGGATCTCGGTGTCGAACTGCCGAACCAGCCCAACGAGCAGCAGCAGGGCTGGCTGAACCAGATGTCCGCGGCGTCGGACGAGGACTACGTGAAGGTGTGGGCGAACCTGCTCCGGTCCGCGCACGGCAAGATCTTTCCGGTGATCGGCACGGTCCGGAACCAGACGCGCAACACGCTGGTGCGTCAGCTCGCCTCGGACACCAACCAGACCGTGCTGGATCACATCACGGTCCTTGAGAAGACCGGCGCGATCGACTTCGACGCGATCGCCAACGACTCGG contains:
- a CDS encoding DUF4142 domain-containing protein, which produces MRRINGTALVIVALVGTLGALAFPVWSYADRAGTGQANLASGTVPTRWGPLTANDRDLIVRVRLAGLWELPAGQQAAERFPNGPVREAADHLIVGHTDLDKRARSVARDLGVELPNQPNEQQQGWLNQMSAASDEDYVKVWANLLRSAHGKIFPVIGTVRNQTRNTLVRQLASDTNQTVLDHITVLEKTGAIDFDAIANDSVAGSTASPSGPPPPVSGVAPPAAPPAEATGDIQTTSRPSPGAPGTVNTNRPEAEDPDNPVSTQTSSAP